AGCCAACAGAGGGCTGCCACAATGACATTGGTCGAAGCCACCATGGTGCGGGTTTATTTGTCGGAGTCGGACCGCGAGCTCAACGCGCTGCTCAAATGCCTGCATGACGAGTTGCACGTCTGCGGCGCGACTGTGATGCGCGGCGTTGCTGGTTTCGGTAAGTCAGGCGTTGTGCACAGCGCGAGCCTGCTCGATTTGTCTGCCGACCTGCCGCTGGTGCTCGAGTTTTTTGACCGCCCCGAGCGGGCGCGGGTGGCCGTCGAGCGCATTCGCGATTTCGTCGAGCCGGGACACTTGGTCTCCTGGAATGTGATGGTCGAGCCAGCCCAGCTGGATCAACAGGCCTAAGGCTCATGAATTCCATCTTCACCCAGATTTCTATCGTCGCCCACATCAGAAAAGTAATCAGAAAAGCAACAGGATTCAATCAGAACTATGCTGGACCCCCGACTGTTACGCGCGGAGCTCGATCAAGTCGCCGCGCAGCTCGCGCGCCGTGGTTTCGCGCTGGATACCCAGGCCATTCAGGCGCTCGAAGACCGTCGCAAACAGGTGCAGGTGCGGGTGCAGGAGCTGCAGAATCTGCGCAATACTCGTTCCAAGGCTATCGGCAAGGCGCGCGCCGCCGGTGAGGACATCGAGCCACTCAAAGCCGAGGTCAGTGCTTTTGGCGAGGAGCTGAAACAGCTCGACACTGATCTTGGCGAGATTCAGGACCAGCTGCGAGCCATTGCGCTTGGGCTGCCCAATCTCCCCGATGCCAGCGTGCCCGAGGGCGCGGACGAGAGCGCCAACCGCGAGGAGCGCCGTTGGGGTGAGCCGCGGAGTTTCGACTTCGCCCCGCGCGACCACGTTGACCTTGGCACCGCCGGCGGCTGGATGGACTTCGACCGCGCCGCCACCATCGCCGCCGCCCGCTTCGCGGTGCTCAGCGGCCCGATGGCGCGGCTGCAACGCGCGCTGGTGCAGTTCATGCTCGATATCCACACCCAGGAGCATGGCTACCAGGAGGTCTATGTGCCTTACCTGGTCAATGCCACCAGCCTGGAAGGGACCGGGCAGCTGCCGAAGTTCGAGCAGGACCTGTTCAAGATTCCCGGCGAGCGGGATTTTTATCTCATCCCGACCGCCGAGGTGCCGGTCACCAACCTGCTGCGCGACAGCATTCAGGAGGCCGACAGCCTGCCGCGTCGCTTCGTCGCCCATACCCCCTGCTTCCGCAGCGAGGCCGGCTCTCACGGCAAGGACACCCGCGGCCTAATCCGCCAGCATCAGTTCGAGAAGGTCGAGTTGGTGCAGGCCGTGCGTCCGGAAGAGTCCATGGCCGCGCTCGAACAGCTCACCGGCCATGCCGAGACCATTCTTCAGCGCCTGGAGCTACCCTATCGCGTTGTCACCCTATGCACTGGCGACCTCGGCTTCTCTGCCACCAAAACCTACGATCTCGAAGTCTGGCTGCCCGGCCAGCAGTGTTACCGAGAAATCTCCTCCTGTAGCAACTTTGCTGACTTCCAGGCCCGTCGCCTGCTCGCCCGTTATCGCCACCCCGACACCGGCAAGCCCGAACTGCTGCATACCTTAAACGGCTCCGGCCTCGCCGTCGGCCGCACCCTGGTCGCGCTGATTGAAAACGGCCAGCAGGCTGACGGCAGCATTCGCATCCCCAAGGCATTGCAGCCCTATCTTGGTGGTCTGGAAATGCTTGATGCAAAAGCCTGCTGACAATGGGTGTTTGGGGCGGGGCTAAGGAGTGGGCGCCAGTCTAGGGGAGTCTGGCGGATTCAAATGGTGAGCGGATGCTCATGCTGAAAGCCTCCCCCGTGAATGAACGGGGCTGACTTGCCAGCCGGTTGGGCTTCAGACGCAGGGTCCGGGTGCGGAACCCGGATGCTGCTCTTTTATCGCGAGATTAATGTTCGTGGGGCGCCGCAGGCGGCAGGGGTTCGCCGGCGGCGAGGGCCTTGAGTGCGGGCTCGATCTCGGGCTCGCTGGTTTGGATGACGGTGATGCCATTGGCGGCCATGCGCTCGCCGAAGCGCTCGCCAGCGCCACCAGTGATGAGATGAGTCAGGCCTTGCTCAAACAACGGATGCTCGGGGCCGCGAGTGTCGTGAAGGCTCATGCCCTTGGGCAAGTCGAGGCGCTCGCGTTCAGTGATCTGCCCGTCGGTGTCGATGTCGAACAGGATGAAACGGCGGCTTTTGCCGGCGTGGCCGGTAATGGTGCGGAAGTTCTGGCTGCTGACGGCGACGCGCATCAGTGGGTCTCGCTTTGGTTGGCTTGGTGGGGTTGGCTTGGTGGGGTGGGATTGGTGGGGTGGGATTGGTTTAGTGGCCGTTGGGACGGTCGTCGTTGGCTTGGCCCCGTCTGAGGCTCTCGGCCCAGTCTTCCATCGCGGTGTTGGCGATGGGCATGGGGGTTTCCATAAAGCTGATCATAAATCCGTTGGTGGTCTCCGCCACGCCGATGGAGCGCGGGCGCACGGCCAGGGCTTCAGGGCAGGGCAGGGCAAGGCCGAAGCAGAAGATGATGTTTTTCGCGGCCAGGATGTCGCTGTCGATCTGACCTTCTGGCAGGCGGCAGGTATGGGCGTAGTGATCGAAAACGGCGATGAAATGCGCGCAGCGGTGGGCCTCGATGCGCTCGTGCAGGTAGTCGCAGATGGCGTCGACCGAGTCGAAGTCGGTCTCATCGCGGCCGATTTCCATCACAAAGAGCGGATATTTTTCGAACAATAACTGGTTTTTCATCGCCTGTGTGCGTCCTGCTCCCGGGAGAGCGCTTTGACAGCCGGCAGCTTCAAGAGCGGTTGTTTGGGGAATGGTGTTTAAACATGCGGCATGCAGATCTGCTTGGCGCCGATGGCCTGCGCGGTGCGAAACAGCAAGAAGAGCACTACTAGAGTGACGGCCGCGAGCAGTACCCAGCCAATGATGGCGAAGGTCTGCAGGCCGGTCAGTTCGTACATCATTAGGGTTGCGATGGTGATCGCCGCGAGCGGGAAGGAGTAAGCCCACCAGGACAGGTAGAACTGAATGCGCAGGAAACGCCCGATCTGCGTCGCCAGCAGCAGGGTGAGAAAAAGCCCGCTGTAGTAGAGGATGCGGGCGAAGGCATCCGGACTGCCGGCTTCCATCAGTCCGCTCAGGCGCGCGTAGGCGATAAAGCCGACCGCAGGCGGGGCGATGAGAATGAACAAGGTCGGCATCAGCCGCTCCGGCAGCGGGTGATGAAATAACATGCGATAGATGATGATGGTGAGCAGCACCAGCCAGAACAGCATGCCGATGCTGAAGAAGAACCATGACAACTCGGCATAACCCAGGGGCACACCGGCGATGGGGACCAGCACATTGCCGACGATGGGGATGAACCAGGCCGGGTTGATGTGGTGTACCTCGAAATGCTCCTGGTGCATCCAGGCACTCATCACATAGATGGTTAACACCAGATGGATGGCGGTGCCCAGCATCCACAGCACTTGCGCGACTGCCGGTGCAGAATCTAGCAGGGCAATACTGAGTAGCAGCAGGCTGATGGAAATGGTCGGGACGAAATTGAGCTGCACCGGGTTACCGAGCTCTTTCATTACCGCTTGCGGAAAGCGCAGCAGCTTGACCAGGTAGAGCAGCAGCGCGAACGCGAACACCGCGATGGCTACACCGAGTAGTCCGCCGGCCATATCGACCGGAATGCCGAAGGTGCTCTGTGCCTTGTGCCAGGCGATGGAGACCCCGGTCAGCCCCATGACGATGGCAAAGAAGGCAACCGGAAAGTGCTTGAGTCGAGGCTCGCGCGCTGTCGAGGCGGCTTGACTGGCCGCTGCCGGGTCTGGCTGATTGGGGGCGGCGGATGATGCGGAAGCAGTGGTCATGGCGTTGGTTTCGATGAGCAGGGGTCTGTTTCAGCGCTGGCCTTCATGACGGATTTCATGGGTTCATTCCGGGGTGACCGGAACCATGAGCCTGAGGTCAGGCGGCAGGGTAATCAGACGGCGAGGATTCGCGCATTGAAATGGCGCAATGGCGCGCGTCCGGAATGGGGGAGTCAACGGGGCGGCAAGGACTTCGCCGTGGGCGCCAAGGTGGCTGATGCCGCTTGAAAAACAGGCGGTGCAAGCTGAAACCCGCGCGTTCTTCAGTCCTCGGCAATACGGCGCAGGTTGGCGATGTCGAGCAAAAAATTGTTGGTGCGTGACTCGACGATCAGGCTCTCGCGCTTGAAGCCGGCAATGGTGCGGCTGGCCGTCTCTGTCGTGATGCCGAGCATGGCCCCCATGTCCTCGCGGCTGAACAGCTGGCATTCGCTCGACTCGCGATCGCGCACCAGGCGCAGCAGCAGGCGGGCGACGCGCTGGCGCGCCGAGCCGGTGGACAGTTCCGTGAGCCAGGCATCGGCCTCGTTCAGCGCATGCTGCCAGCGCGACATCAGTTCACGGTGCAGACCGGGGTTCTCTTCGGAGAGCTTTTGCACCGTGCGGGTGGGGAAGCGGCATACCTCGGTCGGCTGCAGGGCGATGGCATCGTGGTGATAACCTTCCCCCAGCATGGCTTCCAGACCGAGCACATCGCTGCCGCGCACAATGCGCACAATGCGCTGGCTGCCATCGGCCAGGTACTGGACCAACTTCAGCGCGCCGGAGCGGATGGTGAACATGAACTCGCCGTGATCGCCGGTTTGGTAGAGCGCGGTGCCCGGCTTGAGGCTGAACTGATCGATAGGATCGTGAATTGTCTCGAA
Above is a genomic segment from Thiorhodovibrio litoralis containing:
- a CDS encoding DUF6858 family protein, which gives rise to MKNQLLFEKYPLFVMEIGRDETDFDSVDAICDYLHERIEAHRCAHFIAVFDHYAHTCRLPEGQIDSDILAAKNIIFCFGLALPCPEALAVRPRSIGVAETTNGFMISFMETPMPIANTAMEDWAESLRRGQANDDRPNGH
- a CDS encoding NifB/NifX family molybdenum-iron cluster-binding protein, which translates into the protein MRVAVSSQNFRTITGHAGKSRRFILFDIDTDGQITERERLDLPKGMSLHDTRGPEHPLFEQGLTHLITGGAGERFGERMAANGITVIQTSEPEIEPALKALAAGEPLPPAAPHEH
- a CDS encoding SLAC1 anion channel family protein codes for the protein MTTASASSAAPNQPDPAAASQAASTAREPRLKHFPVAFFAIVMGLTGVSIAWHKAQSTFGIPVDMAGGLLGVAIAVFAFALLLYLVKLLRFPQAVMKELGNPVQLNFVPTISISLLLLSIALLDSAPAVAQVLWMLGTAIHLVLTIYVMSAWMHQEHFEVHHINPAWFIPIVGNVLVPIAGVPLGYAELSWFFFSIGMLFWLVLLTIIIYRMLFHHPLPERLMPTLFILIAPPAVGFIAYARLSGLMEAGSPDAFARILYYSGLFLTLLLATQIGRFLRIQFYLSWWAYSFPLAAITIATLMMYELTGLQTFAIIGWVLLAAVTLVVLFLLFRTAQAIGAKQICMPHV
- a CDS encoding Crp/Fnr family transcriptional regulator gives rise to the protein MSKPVSLREAWAGEADCRNCALRASALFAGLQEKDFETIHDPIDQFSLKPGTALYQTGDHGEFMFTIRSGALKLVQYLADGSQRIVRIVRGSDVLGLEAMLGEGYHHDAIALQPTEVCRFPTRTVQKLSEENPGLHRELMSRWQHALNEADAWLTELSTGSARQRVARLLLRLVRDRESSECQLFSREDMGAMLGITTETASRTIAGFKRESLIVESRTNNFLLDIANLRRIAED
- a CDS encoding DUF190 domain-containing protein is translated as MTLVEATMVRVYLSESDRELNALLKCLHDELHVCGATVMRGVAGFGKSGVVHSASLLDLSADLPLVLEFFDRPERARVAVERIRDFVEPGHLVSWNVMVEPAQLDQQA
- the serS gene encoding serine--tRNA ligase; its protein translation is MLDPRLLRAELDQVAAQLARRGFALDTQAIQALEDRRKQVQVRVQELQNLRNTRSKAIGKARAAGEDIEPLKAEVSAFGEELKQLDTDLGEIQDQLRAIALGLPNLPDASVPEGADESANREERRWGEPRSFDFAPRDHVDLGTAGGWMDFDRAATIAAARFAVLSGPMARLQRALVQFMLDIHTQEHGYQEVYVPYLVNATSLEGTGQLPKFEQDLFKIPGERDFYLIPTAEVPVTNLLRDSIQEADSLPRRFVAHTPCFRSEAGSHGKDTRGLIRQHQFEKVELVQAVRPEESMAALEQLTGHAETILQRLELPYRVVTLCTGDLGFSATKTYDLEVWLPGQQCYREISSCSNFADFQARRLLARYRHPDTGKPELLHTLNGSGLAVGRTLVALIENGQQADGSIRIPKALQPYLGGLEMLDAKAC